The Toxorhynchites rutilus septentrionalis strain SRP chromosome 1, ASM2978413v1, whole genome shotgun sequence genome contains the following window.
attgtttactactgtttaaaattgaaaagtggcaaacaaaatagtgtttgtacaaatatcaaatcaaaccttatctgtcaaaaaatatcaaatatttgacctcctggcaaacagtgtacggccacctttagttTTCTCCTGGATTTTTAGGCCCTACAAACTCGCTGATTAACCTTCTTAGACATTCTACTATAAACGATCGCTCACAGATTGAAGCATTGTCCACTTATAATTCgtacgcgtttttttttattattatagcgATTTGATTGTAAAGTAGATTTTTCCGGTAGACGAAATTTCACTGTTTTTCATGCGGCAAGTCAAAAATTATTCTAGAAGATGAGAGGTGAAAACTAATCTTACCCACATATATTGAAAATCCTACGCAGTTGAATATCGCCAAAACTAACTTATTAAACAGGTCCACATGGACATTATTCATAACCCCAGATAACTCCTACCTCCCtcttcgtggacaagcgtggacattcgcGTACCCCCTACCCCCTTTAAATTTGTTCACCTGGTATGTAAAACAGCCCCTAAGTCcgagtcacgaaaacgtttgtTTCATTGATCGGAGAAAAATTTGACAGATAGTGTGAGGGGAAAAAAGTTCCAAgataatcttttttttcaagctaaatgcacttgaaaaaaatacttcatGACCCTGGTTCTAATGATACGAAACAAAGCATTTGCCAATAATTTCTCTTAGTGTATTCAATTGCTCTGCTTTATTATACTTGAAAATGTTCCTTGtatttcgtgaaatataatcTGTATTAGTTTAACGATAAATgggtattttttcgaaaaaaatatttcccattTTTCTATTCAATTTTCCGGGTACGCAATTTGGTTTTCCCGGTATTCCTCATAGGCCCTTTGGAAAAAGTTGTTGCCAGATGTTGTTTACGGTTTGTCGTTCGCATTTGCATTGATAAAACAAGAGGTGAgagaaaacggaaaaaaataacacaaaacGGGCAGGAACAACTAATTGTAAATGCTAAAAATAATTGTACAGTCATCGTTTCCGTTTGTGTTTTAATAATGAAGTTGTTTTTGATTGATTTCggaacgataaacttttacggCCCGTGTTTAGAAACAGTGGAAAGCCTGTTTGAATAGATTTCGTTTCCGTTTTTCGAGATTCCACTTCAGCGAATCCCGTTTCGTGGCTTGTGTAATATAAGGAGTGCTCTGGTTTGTGTTTTCTCGCTGGTAGGCCTGCTGGGAGTTTCCAGCTTCGCTGAGGACAGACTTCCTCTCAGCGCTGGAAGCAATGGACGAGTTGGACACGTCCGGTTTCGCCGAATTGCGCGACAAAAATGAAATCATCCGCAAGTATATGGAGCATTTGGGTCAGTTGAGAAGCCTGGCGGATCGACGCGGACAAATTAGCGAGTCAGAGTTCAACAATTATCTGATTCGGCACTACTTCCACAATAACAACATCATAAACTACATCTTCGACAAAAACACCAGCCGCATCTTGCTGAAGACGGTTATCGAGCGGAAGAAGAAAATCATTAACTTTATCTTCGTGCTGCTCACGCTGTTTATCGTGTTCTCGTACAAGCACGAGGTGTCGACGGTGGTTCTGCGGAACATTCAGAGTTTTATCTATCCCGGGATGCGGGTATGGCGCAAAGTGGCCGTCCCGATTATTGCCAACTATCCCTCGCTGACGGAGTACTACGACGAGAGCTGCCTGCTGACCAACCCGTACTTCCAGGTGGAAAACCTTAATTGCGATCCCTGTGCGGACGTAGCCAATGTGTTGGACCTGACCAACGTGGAGCATGTGACCGTTAATTATCCGTATATCTTCAAAGTGAGTAAGGGGGAGATCAATGATATTCGATCGATCGATCGACACTCAGATGTGTTTCTTGTTCTCTGTTTCGTAGGCTCAAAAAGAGCAGGTGGACATTGGTCAGCTGCAGGCACTGTTCGAGCAGCATCGTGCCATTTTCACGAAGGATGCGTTCAAAATACAATCGACCCACGTGGACGTCCGGAATCTGGACGACCTGTTTCGGCATCTCACAAACAACACCCAACAGATCGAGAGTCACAGCGTGTGGCGCTGCAACCGAATGGCTCCGGCGAGGTTGCTGAGAACGGTTTTCCCCCGACCGGCGCGATTGCCGGCCACCGGCGTTAGTCTGGAGCGATACCTGATAGTGGATACCGCGCAGGCCCCACCGTATCGCATTCCGGACGCGGAATGCGCCAACATGTTTGTTATTCAGGGACACGGCAGCCGGACGTTTCTGCTGCGACCTACGCAGGAGTGTAGGCATCGGTGTCGGACGCTGTCGGTGCGGTTGCCGGCCAGCTATGGGCGTAAGGATTGATCTGATTGACTGACTAATCGGTTCTACAATGTGTTTTCTTTTTCAGTGATCTACAATTGGTGGTACTGGAAGCCAATCTCCTTGCCGGAACAGTACGCAAAAACTCCCTCCGTCAGCTACATTGGTTCGTACTGTTGAGAGCAGAGATACGACCAACCCCCAAAAAATAAGCCAAATTTTCACGATAGAATCTTTTTCGACCACGCGGAAACGACAATTCTGCTTCTCAGCTTTCAATGTGCGAAATTTGATCATGATgtggcattctgttcaaaactcGTATGCTTCCCAAGGGACACAATATGCAGTTTTAGTTTGTAAGCAAACCCAAAGTCTAGCCACCATGTAAAGAAACCTTTTTTATATTGTGTGGACGTCATTCTGTTAGTcgttagtttttaaattatttaatttacttTTGTTCGTGTTAAATCAATGACTCACACCAAAAAAAGAAACTATCGTACTCATTATCGCGTACTACCGATTCACGTTCCGTCTTACGGCTGTCCAAAGTTGAACTCACGATTATATCTCCTTTGACTGATGAAATACTAATTTTAAGCTGCGATAAATTTATTGTTTGTTAACGGCTTCCGCCAAAGCTAACACAAAATCTAACTAGGTGATAGGTAACAAGAGACCTAAAGGTCACATATAGGTAAAAAATTGCTTCCCCAGAACCAACAAATTAGTCAGGTTTTTTTTGAGATGCCATAACTGTTGAAACATTTCGCCGCATTATAAAGGCGCCAAATAGTATTACTAATTCGTACTACCAAAAGGAACAAAATGGTAGTTACGGGGCAAGTGTGTGACTGAGCCGAGCTGATCGATGAGGTTGGAGTGTAACgtgaaagcaaaacaaaataagaaaTACCCAAACCAAATTTAGTTGACGCAAAGCTATATTTTCTAGTGACTAGATGTGGTGTGAACGGAAGGCGTTAAGTAGGGAAGAACCTAGATTGCAAAAATGATGGTGACTAATGTAGTGTATaaagcatatatatatattttttttgtagatacTGATTACATCTAAGTGAATCTATGCGCATTACACATGTATATCAACCGGAAACAGTAAATCGAATAAAGAGAAATTATTCACTGGAACAAAGAAGTTTTCCTTTCCATCAGAATGTCAATCGACTTTATGGCTTTGActatgtcgatttttgaaaagacATGTGTGCTCTTATTCTAGATCCTTTGGAATGCAGAACCTGTCGACCTGTTCCTGATGGTTCTAGAATTCTTTCCGTGTTCCGTGTTCCCGGCAggactacactctgtccaacttctataagaccatcaggattctatttcgttgccaCACCAACAGTTGgaatttcataaaaatacattcacacattgtttaatgcttagaataaagaatACTTAACGTAAATTTCACCTAAGGATGATATCTCCCGCGTGCTATGGTTTATAGGATTTTCTATCTTTCGTTTCGTCAAGCGGTCAATAGTTAGCgtatacataatcacatcacttacctcagtgaatcctgattccacctgtcccactaacaactatccatGATAATCGTAagcgaaccacgctatagaggcgacgctTCTGGCCGCGTATATCAtattaacattccttcccttcccctggtgactgtaaggacgtggccggcgtcgttattgaccattcaaagctcgaatcaccgaaaattgcacaacgagaatgatttgctagtcccaagcgtcattctgtgtgttctttgtgcaatttggttggttcaggtcaatcacggagagcaactacgaattgtacagtctacccaagctcaagtatacataacgtcaatttcattcaaaagagtTGTATGTTTAttttgcttaaatatgataatttcagctgaccagtttctataagaccattaaTGTCACTCTTCTAAACTCGattccaccgcgagtaatcggtttcccaaattactaaccatagatttaagaagaGAGTttgtatatatagttttaaaaatatatttaagaattaggctcctttaaacttatgtaactgagcctgtaaaaataaacgaaaataaacgaaaataaaaaaatatacgaccatttcaaaattcacaagtattatcaatgaaaaatttcagaacgatcggctgattttcATGTTGAAATACTATTtgcaaattctgctgaacgaatttcacgatatttttccatgtttccgaaattgcgaaattgttgtgtaccgttttccctcagtgtagattcttcCCTTTATTCTGCGCGGCGAATGAGgcgagatggctcaagtcactgcattctcgtaggcgaatggcgtgactatagtttgtcactaggtgagaaTTGAAGTCATGTCCTCATATGTTACCGACTCGTGtatcaaaaagaagttgaaaagtaaAGTAGCTTCCACAACGAAGCGAGAGACTTTGTTATcgcacgtcactcgccgcgtggaataagggGGTCTGTGTACAAGGATcctcctaagattttcaacaggagccaggtctggagagcgagccggccagtccaaaaaaataagtttttgttcCTTAagatgaaggtggaagctagccacaaatggctgccacaatggcgctcatttctttcatctccctccctcacctctcgcccgaaaatcaataattttgcgaaacagtgtgaagaaaatgatcgttttcgcacacttcccatcaagtaatatcaaccaaactctaatcgattactcacaagatattaaattttcatctgctttcgcaccgtatagtgaagaacgtcggaaaactcgagcaagtgctctgaaagttaaattttcgtttttcaatcttctgcaatggttttgtttgtattggtggaagcatcgttattttttcgacactgatgccaaacaacatcatcgaaacagctataaaaaccactcaataaaatgttattccggagtcatagcgtcccatgtcatgaaaatcaatagaataaaattgtgttgatatcaatacaattattattttcacgtttaatgggtctataatgtaagttttagcaactttaacattgggtaagaaaattgtattgcagagctcggaacactgccacgactgcctatgctttcaacaacagtaaacggaaaagtattaaattcaatctaaatgcctcggccaacgaagagaagggttaaggctttccaacgtgaatatgtgaaaacaatacgatcaacgaagcaaaatattaaggaattatcaacatcgagttactatgcggaagaacttgttaataccaaaagtgccccaattcgcatgtgttataaatttgctcatgttacgctcgcgtataatcagaatcatatgcaaatgcaccttctatatatatttatatttgcaattgttcatcggaacatatcgttcatacattttactttagtattgaattgttatttgtttttttttttttcaaatgtattcaaagactcgtgtcaatgaagcgccacacagtctgataagtgaattgatctatttacgtgtgctttgctcttctctcacaaacactattaccccattttcacGCGATTTaccctatactactacaatggctagcttccaccttcaccttaatccaTTACTTAGTCTCCATGCTGGTATgaacggttcccggaataaatcgccacagaaaacgactgcaacagaaaccaccgcttataaaatgtgtagtaggctataaatattgtggcgcggtattgtatttcaaaacaagaattaaccgggcaaacgtatcgccccaggcaaacgtaacgccccgggcagacgtataccgtccgacgctcgctagagctcggtcggacattgctaaaggatcgtatcctatgtttcaaactaaccgggcaatcagtggatcccaggtttgcgtgcgagacaccgccgcttccgacggcgggtcggcggtggactcggattgcgtcatcttggcggcatgggccgcctcgattccttatcctcgccaaatggggacttcgtccccattacattgtcctcagaataaatttcgaaaaacgagaacaagagaataaatttataatagaaatgtgaggcacatgatgtttttcccgcgccaaatatttctagcctactacactttttctaagcggttgtttctgttgcagttgtttactgtggcgatttattccggtcaccggtaTGAACAGTAGCATTGTTTTACTGGTATGTGAATTGTGCAAAAACGGAAGGAGAGacgattccagaacatgtatgtaatccttgaatgatgtgaaagcttgagctttccggttgcacggAATTCCGAATCCCTAAactatgcacgagcctccaccaaaattcctgattgaaaaatactgttacttcttccgtaaatcacccCAGTACTcgctgaaaccatcaggaccatccagaTTGAATTTTTATctccgtcagtgaagataacctatacattgaagaacatttcgttatggtatatacagccatt
Protein-coding sequences here:
- the LOC129772995 gene encoding uncharacterized protein LOC129772995 is translated as MDELDTSGFAELRDKNEIIRKYMEHLGQLRSLADRRGQISESEFNNYLIRHYFHNNNIINYIFDKNTSRILLKTVIERKKKIINFIFVLLTLFIVFSYKHEVSTVVLRNIQSFIYPGMRVWRKVAVPIIANYPSLTEYYDESCLLTNPYFQVENLNCDPCADVANVLDLTNVEHVTVNYPYIFKAQKEQVDIGQLQALFEQHRAIFTKDAFKIQSTHVDVRNLDDLFRHLTNNTQQIESHSVWRCNRMAPARLLRTVFPRPARLPATGVSLERYLIVDTAQAPPYRIPDAECANMFVIQGHGSRTFLLRPTQECRHRCRTLSVRLPASYGLIYNWWYWKPISLPEQYAKTPSVSYIGSYC